The following are encoded in a window of bacterium SCSIO 12643 genomic DNA:
- the gatB gene encoding Asp-tRNA(Asn)/Glu-tRNA(Gln) amidotransferase subunit GatB, whose translation MDKSIRDKYTAVIGLEIHAQLNTESKAFSSDPNIYGVAPNTNVSPISLGHPGTLPRLNEKSIEYGIKLGLACNSQITQYNEFSRKNYFYADLPKGYQISQFDTPICTGGAVEIRLESGKTKNIGLTRIHIEEDSGKSIHDIDPFNSLVDLNRAGVPLLEIVTEPEISSADEAYEYLTEIRKLVRYLDICDGNMEEGSMRCDANISVMLNDADQFGEKVEVKNMNSIRNVKRAIAHEIERQIALVEEGAEIASETRGFDATSGTTIQMRGKEGVNDYRYFPEPDLLPYIVNEEKIESISKDMPTLPNALLKTFTSEYGLSEYDALNIIESKEISEYYVAIIAHTKNYKAAANWVMGDIKSHLNKYGIHIANFPLTPLQIAEMIELIHTDQISHSIASQKLFPALLESTDSAPLKLAQELDLIQNSNEDELGSVIDTVFAQFPDETSRIKNGEMKLIGFFMGQIMKASKGKADPKKTNALLMQKIKS comes from the coding sequence ATGGATAAGTCTATCAGAGATAAGTATACAGCTGTTATTGGATTAGAAATACATGCGCAATTAAATACCGAAAGTAAAGCATTTTCTTCTGATCCCAATATTTATGGCGTAGCACCCAATACCAATGTGAGTCCAATCTCATTGGGTCATCCGGGCACATTACCTCGATTAAACGAAAAAAGTATTGAGTATGGGATTAAACTTGGATTAGCCTGTAACAGTCAGATTACGCAATACAATGAATTCTCTCGTAAAAATTACTTCTATGCTGATCTTCCAAAGGGATACCAAATCTCCCAGTTTGATACACCAATCTGTACTGGTGGAGCAGTAGAAATTAGATTAGAATCCGGAAAGACAAAAAACATTGGACTAACCAGAATCCATATAGAGGAAGATTCTGGAAAAAGTATTCATGATATTGATCCCTTTAATTCACTTGTAGATTTAAATCGTGCAGGTGTTCCCTTATTGGAAATCGTTACTGAACCGGAAATCTCATCAGCCGATGAAGCTTATGAATATCTTACCGAAATTAGAAAATTGGTTAGGTATCTGGATATCTGTGATGGAAACATGGAAGAAGGCTCTATGCGTTGTGACGCCAATATTAGTGTAATGCTTAATGATGCTGATCAATTCGGAGAAAAGGTAGAGGTAAAAAACATGAACTCTATTCGAAATGTAAAGCGTGCCATTGCGCATGAAATTGAACGACAAATCGCATTGGTTGAAGAAGGCGCTGAGATTGCATCTGAAACCAGAGGTTTTGACGCTACAAGTGGTACTACAATTCAAATGCGAGGCAAAGAAGGTGTGAACGACTATCGTTATTTCCCAGAGCCGGATTTATTGCCATATATCGTCAATGAAGAAAAAATTGAGTCGATTTCTAAAGACATGCCTACTTTACCAAATGCACTCCTTAAAACATTTACAAGTGAATATGGTTTGAGCGAATATGATGCTTTAAATATCATAGAGTCTAAAGAAATTAGTGAATATTATGTGGCGATTATTGCGCATACCAAAAACTATAAAGCAGCTGCAAACTGGGTAATGGGAGATATTAAATCTCATTTAAATAAATATGGAATTCATATTGCAAACTTCCCTTTAACTCCGCTACAAATTGCTGAAATGATCGAATTAATTCATACTGATCAAATTAGTCATTCAATTGCTTCTCAGAAGTTATTCCCAGCATTGCTAGAATCTACTGACAGTGCTCCGCTAAAACTTGCTCAAGAACTGGATTTAATCCAAAATAGTAATGAAGATGAATTAGGATCTGTCATTGACACCGTTTTTGCACAATTTCCTGATGAAACTTCAAGAATTAAAAATGGGGAAATGAAACTTATCGGATTCTTTATGGGGCAAATCATGAAAGCTTCTAAAGGGAAAGCTGATCCGAAAAAGACCAATGCTTTATTGATGCAAAAAATCAAATCTTAA
- a CDS encoding TlpA family protein disulfide reductase yields the protein MKNLLFLAISFSVLFASCDSEPDYSQYESSISGYIDNIPGKEIVLTKQTPEGIIPMDTTWIEEDGSFLFTPDFGDIAVYRVLVDFNKYLTIAAQKGDHIILEADGLDLYNNYYVGGSEESELIKIVVDETMALGHQLDSISEAINHQKAAKNSQALYKSFEVQNQLYSNHRNFSLDFIEKYPGSIAAYFVVIGLQLEEDPNAYRSVAKNLEQSHPTFSFLPKLQEQVNILSLANVGTLAEDLAYPDPEGNIISLSSLRGKYVLVDFWASWCKPCRFENPQVLELYKKYKDKGFEIYGYSLDKDKEAWVNAIAEDQINWVHTSDLKLWQAEGAKKYGVQSIPATFLIDPEGYIIARDFRSAELGQKLQEIFGE from the coding sequence ATGAAAAACTTACTTTTTTTAGCCATTTCTTTTTCGGTTCTATTCGCATCGTGTGATTCCGAACCGGATTATTCTCAATATGAATCTTCGATTTCCGGGTATATAGATAATATCCCAGGAAAGGAAATTGTTTTAACAAAGCAAACTCCAGAAGGTATTATTCCTATGGATACCACCTGGATTGAGGAAGATGGCAGTTTTTTATTCACTCCTGATTTTGGAGACATCGCGGTATATCGTGTCTTGGTCGACTTTAACAAGTATTTGACCATTGCGGCACAAAAAGGGGATCACATTATACTTGAGGCAGATGGTCTTGACTTATATAATAATTACTATGTTGGTGGTTCTGAAGAATCAGAACTAATCAAAATTGTGGTGGATGAAACTATGGCTTTAGGGCATCAATTGGATAGCATTTCCGAAGCTATTAATCACCAGAAAGCAGCAAAAAATAGTCAGGCGCTATATAAAAGCTTTGAAGTTCAAAATCAACTGTATAGCAATCATCGTAATTTCTCTCTTGATTTTATAGAAAAATACCCAGGAAGCATTGCTGCTTACTTTGTGGTTATCGGACTTCAACTGGAAGAAGATCCAAATGCATATAGATCTGTGGCTAAAAACCTGGAGCAATCTCATCCTACGTTTAGTTTTTTACCTAAACTTCAAGAACAAGTCAACATTCTAAGTTTGGCAAATGTTGGAACTTTAGCCGAAGATCTGGCTTATCCTGACCCTGAAGGTAACATTATAAGTCTATCTTCTTTAAGAGGTAAGTATGTACTCGTTGATTTCTGGGCTTCCTGGTGTAAACCTTGTCGATTTGAGAACCCTCAGGTATTAGAACTTTACAAAAAATATAAAGACAAAGGATTTGAGATTTATGGATATTCGCTTGACAAAGACAAAGAGGCCTGGGTAAATGCAATTGCTGAGGATCAAATCAATTGGGTTCACACCAGTGACCTTAAGCTATGGCAAGCTGAGGGAGCGAAGAAGTACGGTGTACAATCCATCCCTGCAACATTCTTAATTGATCCGGAAGGCTATATTATTGCTCGAGATTTTAGAAGTGCTGAGCTAGGTCAAAAGCTTCAAGAAATCTTTGGAGAATAA
- a CDS encoding protein phosphatase 2C domain-containing protein, with amino-acid sequence MKIYTTLNIGAFHTNYCEDFWIEEQVGTNKKLIAVLDGCTMGNESVFASILLGKILRHTAKRKFYEEFITPTSNDLQSTLKDIIKSLLKDTRNIKNQLGLEINELLSTLIIGVIETQRQVAEFLVIGDGLIFCDGKAFEFEQNDKPDYLGYHLDDDFEYWYESQNQKLSISHFKDLSICSDGIFSFKNLKNTTEQKSESEILAYLLLDKKGSRFDTFLDNKIRSLKDHGHYVTDDLAIVRVIADS; translated from the coding sequence ATGAAAATATATACAACTCTAAACATTGGTGCTTTCCATACCAATTACTGTGAAGACTTCTGGATTGAAGAACAAGTTGGAACAAATAAAAAATTAATTGCTGTATTAGACGGATGTACAATGGGAAACGAATCCGTCTTTGCTTCAATTCTCCTAGGAAAAATCTTAAGGCATACAGCCAAAAGAAAATTCTACGAAGAATTCATTACTCCTACATCAAATGATCTACAAAGCACTTTAAAAGATATTATCAAGTCCCTTCTAAAAGATACCAGGAATATTAAAAACCAACTGGGACTTGAAATAAATGAATTATTATCTACGCTAATAATTGGCGTAATCGAAACCCAAAGACAAGTTGCCGAATTTTTAGTTATTGGCGATGGATTAATCTTTTGTGATGGAAAAGCATTCGAGTTCGAACAAAATGACAAACCTGACTATCTGGGTTATCATTTAGATGATGATTTTGAATATTGGTATGAATCTCAAAACCAAAAACTATCAATATCACATTTCAAAGATTTATCTATTTGCTCGGATGGTATCTTCTCTTTCAAGAATCTCAAAAACACAACCGAACAAAAATCCGAAAGTGAAATTTTAGCGTATTTACTATTGGATAAAAAAGGATCCAGGTTTGATACTTTTCTGGACAATAAAATTCGATCTCTTAAAGATCATGGGCATTATGTAACTGATGATTTAGCCATCGTTAGGGTTATAGCTGATTCTTAA
- a CDS encoding T9SS type A sorting domain-containing protein has translation MKKNTLFVSVLVGLGSVMALFTVLTENGSPQFTPRNSAENGAHGEANFEYFEIMRKNAQTGKVEAGDYLNAIAQTKSNRNARATQLNWEFSGPDNIGGRARAIVVDNANGNKLYAGGAGGGMYVSTDGAGSWTYKSSDWDNIHVSTIAQDKDGRIYAGTGMYADAGAPSGGSFPGGGIYVSDDRGETWSHLASTLPAPYTPNDTWAYVNRIAVAHSKNAQGNYTVYAATRNGLKVSLDKGQTWIEPMTLPNCVNVLPGNVQDVVTTSTGRVLVSYNGGLYISDDGETTCSYNNVGAANGIGGSTRMSLAVCSSDENIVYAFQGFSGNPATFQILKSSDAGDNWAPLQPAPPTTVIDSTFDLMGSNPASYNQAIGVDPNNCDKIYVGAVQLYQVAGSWNSVATTFNLPGYYVHADVHWFTFDPSNPNNLYVGTDGGVAKSSNAASSNINWTENNRHFGTTQYYGIATSTGGQILGGTQDNGTHLINPSLGGPAAKDGLEVFGGDGFDCEISAIGDVAFVTSQYGAVGRGSYQGGGSQGGIIHPSGRPGSGNPASPFYTVMRAWESKNDVTSKDSVVFTNDTARFSIGTGDGNKKLYTGTLRKLQESAKIVPGQVKFEDIAGGQVATDSDVLGVLKSFGDSVGTVDYNTGEYSIRWSFAPPVGSAVNSVFNVKYNAGDTIVLVSQNQGVNFPYELTSGLVTNDSVKVQDPVQSLVVVSMNGGFDITREALYFPLQIPTWTTVSSTTPSCFEFSKDGNHLYVGGYNGRVTRISGLNNFYSGDDPNAVLTKTDIFNGASAVSGICIHPTDPEKLLVTTAGYGLPTHVYELTAAESATGFSPNRNLQGDLPDFPVYDPEYNVNKPEQVVLGTELGVWYSEDVSGVSPTWTQQSNGVGNVPVMDVRQQRLPHNEALNYGRFYIGTFGRGIWTSGDLVSVGDNDSWADFNDNKEISNVKLYPNPVNMVSKLTFDMPANGSVNVMIYDISGKVIRNEKKNFAKGNVSYEINSVDMPAGTYFVSLRSGEFVKQAKFVVVK, from the coding sequence ATGAAAAAAAACACACTTTTTGTATCTGTTTTAGTTGGTTTGGGGTCTGTGATGGCTTTATTTACGGTACTAACCGAGAATGGAAGTCCTCAATTTACTCCTAGAAATAGTGCCGAAAATGGTGCGCATGGAGAAGCCAATTTTGAGTACTTTGAAATCATGAGAAAAAATGCTCAAACAGGTAAAGTTGAGGCGGGTGACTATTTGAATGCAATTGCGCAAACAAAGTCAAATAGAAATGCAAGAGCAACACAATTGAATTGGGAGTTTTCGGGACCAGATAATATTGGTGGACGTGCCAGAGCAATTGTAGTTGATAATGCGAATGGAAATAAACTTTATGCCGGTGGCGCAGGAGGTGGAATGTATGTTTCTACTGATGGTGCAGGAAGCTGGACTTATAAAAGTAGCGATTGGGATAATATTCATGTATCTACAATTGCACAAGATAAGGATGGAAGAATATATGCCGGAACAGGTATGTATGCGGATGCTGGTGCACCAAGTGGAGGTTCTTTCCCTGGTGGTGGTATCTACGTGAGTGATGATAGAGGTGAGACATGGTCTCATTTGGCTTCTACATTACCTGCGCCATATACACCTAATGATACCTGGGCTTATGTAAATAGAATTGCAGTTGCACATTCTAAAAATGCTCAGGGGAATTATACGGTATACGCTGCAACTAGAAACGGTTTAAAAGTTTCATTGGATAAAGGTCAAACATGGATTGAGCCAATGACACTTCCAAATTGTGTGAATGTATTACCAGGAAACGTACAGGATGTTGTAACAACTTCAACAGGACGTGTATTGGTTTCGTATAATGGTGGACTTTACATTTCTGATGATGGTGAAACTACTTGTTCTTACAACAATGTGGGTGCTGCGAATGGTATCGGTGGAAGTACTCGTATGAGTTTAGCTGTTTGTTCAAGTGATGAAAACATTGTTTATGCATTTCAGGGATTCTCTGGGAACCCAGCTACTTTCCAAATTTTAAAATCTTCTGATGCTGGTGATAACTGGGCGCCACTACAACCGGCTCCTCCAACTACTGTTATTGATAGTACTTTTGACTTAATGGGATCTAACCCGGCTTCATACAATCAAGCAATTGGTGTTGATCCAAATAATTGTGATAAAATTTACGTTGGAGCGGTACAATTGTATCAGGTTGCAGGTTCTTGGAATAGTGTTGCAACTACATTCAACTTGCCAGGATATTATGTGCATGCGGATGTTCACTGGTTTACATTTGATCCAAGCAACCCAAATAACTTATATGTAGGTACTGATGGTGGTGTAGCTAAGTCTTCAAATGCTGCTTCCTCTAACATCAACTGGACTGAGAATAACCGTCACTTCGGAACAACACAATATTATGGTATTGCAACTTCTACAGGTGGACAAATTTTAGGTGGTACTCAAGATAACGGTACACATCTGATTAATCCTTCTTTAGGAGGCCCGGCAGCCAAAGATGGTCTTGAAGTATTTGGTGGTGATGGTTTCGATTGTGAAATCTCAGCTATTGGCGATGTTGCTTTTGTAACTAGTCAATATGGTGCAGTTGGTAGAGGTTCTTACCAGGGTGGAGGAAGCCAGGGAGGAATTATTCACCCTTCTGGTAGACCTGGTAGTGGAAATCCAGCTTCTCCATTCTACACTGTAATGAGAGCCTGGGAATCTAAAAATGATGTGACTAGTAAAGACTCTGTAGTATTTACAAACGATACTGCAAGATTCTCAATTGGTACTGGTGATGGTAATAAAAAATTATATACAGGTACTTTAAGAAAGCTTCAGGAGTCTGCGAAGATTGTTCCTGGACAAGTTAAGTTTGAAGATATCGCAGGAGGTCAGGTAGCTACCGATAGTGATGTTCTTGGTGTACTTAAGAGTTTTGGTGATAGTGTTGGAACAGTTGATTATAACACTGGTGAATATAGCATTCGTTGGTCTTTTGCTCCTCCAGTAGGATCTGCGGTAAACAGTGTGTTTAACGTAAAGTATAATGCAGGTGATACTATCGTATTAGTGAGTCAAAATCAGGGTGTGAATTTCCCTTATGAGTTAACATCAGGGTTGGTCACAAATGATTCTGTAAAAGTTCAAGATCCAGTACAATCTTTGGTAGTTGTGTCTATGAACGGTGGATTTGATATTACAAGAGAGGCGCTATACTTCCCTCTTCAAATTCCAACATGGACGACTGTAAGTTCTACAACTCCTTCTTGTTTCGAATTCTCTAAAGATGGAAACCACTTATATGTTGGTGGATATAATGGTAGAGTAACAAGAATTTCTGGATTAAACAATTTCTATTCAGGTGATGATCCAAATGCGGTGTTAACAAAAACAGATATTTTTAATGGAGCTTCTGCAGTTTCAGGTATTTGTATTCACCCAACTGATCCGGAGAAATTATTGGTAACTACAGCGGGTTATGGATTGCCAACTCACGTATATGAGTTGACTGCTGCAGAGTCTGCGACAGGATTCTCTCCAAACAGAAATTTACAAGGTGATTTACCAGATTTCCCGGTTTATGATCCTGAATATAATGTAAACAAACCTGAGCAAGTAGTGTTAGGTACTGAGTTGGGTGTATGGTATTCTGAGGATGTTTCTGGAGTAAGTCCTACTTGGACACAACAAAGTAACGGTGTAGGTAATGTTCCAGTTATGGATGTACGTCAGCAAAGACTGCCGCATAACGAAGCATTAAACTATGGACGTTTCTACATCGGAACATTTGGTAGAGGAATCTGGACAAGTGGCGATTTGGTAAGCGTTGGAGATAATGACAGTTGGGCGGACTTTAATGATAATAAAGAAATCAGTAATGTGAAGTTATATCCAAACCCAGTAAACATGGTGTCTAAACTTACTTTTGATATGCCTGCAAACGGTTCAGTTAATGTGATGATTTATGACATCTCAGGAAAGGTGATCAGAAATGAGAAGAAAAACTTTGCAAAAGGAAATGTGAGCTATGAGATCAATTCAGTTGATATGCCAGCTGGAACTTATTTTGTATCTCTAAGGTCAGGAGAGTTTGTAAAGCAAGCAAAATTTGTTGTGGTGAAATAA
- a CDS encoding T9SS type A sorting domain-containing protein, which yields MKKEALYLTIFLGFGALMTYILSTTTDKKGQYISRESSKATSAEANSAYFEIMRKNAQTGKVEVNDYLTAVNQVNANKNSRATQLTWEFMGPDNIGGRVRAIVVDNANGNRVYAGGAGGGMYISIDGAGSWTYKSDDWENIHVSTIAQDAEGRLYVGTGMYADAGAPTGNGNAFPGGGIYVSDDRGETWSHLSSTKPAPHTTSDEWAYINRIAVSKTKNAQGNYTVYAGTRNGLKVSLDKGQTWTEPMTLPNCVNPLPGNVQDVVTTDNGRVLVSYNGSLYISDDGETVCSYNQVGAANGIGGSTRMSLAVCSSDENQVYAFQGFQDPNGNPSTFQVLKSSDGGRNWGPLHPAPPTAVIDSTFDLMGVNPAAYNQAITVDPTDCDKIYVGAVQLYQVDGAWNSVATTFNIPGIYVHADVHWFVFDPNNSNTLYVGTDGGIAKTTNAGSGSINWTENNRHFGTSQYYGIATSTGGQVMGGTQDNGSHLLDPTLVGPAAKDGISVYGNDGFDCAISNIGDVGFATSQYGLVARGSYQNPSQGGIIHPMGTGASSPFYTVLQEWESKNDVTSKDSVVFTNDTSRFSIGTGDGNKKLYSGTLRKLQTSAKIVPGQVRFEDIAGGQVATDSDVQGVLKSFGDSVGTIDYNTGAYSIRWSFAPPVGSSVNSVFNVSFDSGDTIMLISQNQGVTFPYVLTSGLTTTDSVKVQDPVQSLLVVSMNGGFNITREALYFPLQMPTWVNISSTTPSCFEFSKDGNHLYIGGYNGRVTRISGLNDFYMDVNPNDVLTKTDIFNGTSAVSGICIHPTDPEKLLVTTGGYGVANHVYELTAAESSTGFSPDRNLQGDLPDFPVYDPEYNVNKPEQVVLGTELGVWYSEDVSGVSPTWTQQSNGVGNVPVMDVKQQRLSYDEALNYGRFYIGTFGRGIWTSGDLVSVGDNDDWVDFGDDKEISNVKLYPNPVSLVSKLTFDMPVNGSVNVMIYDISGKVVRNEKKNFAKGNVSYEINSIDMPAGTYFVSLRMGSFEQHAKFIVVK from the coding sequence ATGAAAAAAGAAGCACTTTATCTAACCATATTTTTAGGGTTTGGAGCCCTTATGACCTATATACTGAGTACAACTACAGATAAGAAAGGTCAATATATTTCCAGAGAATCAAGTAAAGCAACAAGTGCAGAAGCTAATTCTGCATATTTTGAAATTATGCGTAAAAATGCGCAGACTGGAAAGGTCGAAGTAAACGACTATTTAACTGCGGTAAATCAAGTTAATGCAAATAAAAACTCCAGAGCGACCCAATTAACCTGGGAGTTTATGGGGCCGGATAATATTGGAGGTCGTGTAAGGGCTATTGTTGTAGATAACGCCAATGGAAACAGGGTTTATGCTGGTGGAGCAGGAGGAGGAATGTATATTTCGATTGATGGAGCAGGTAGCTGGACCTATAAGAGCGATGATTGGGAAAACATTCATGTATCTACAATTGCGCAAGATGCTGAAGGTAGATTATATGTAGGAACGGGGATGTATGCGGATGCAGGTGCTCCAACCGGAAATGGTAATGCGTTTCCAGGTGGAGGTATTTATGTGAGTGATGATAGAGGGGAAACCTGGTCACATTTAAGTTCTACAAAACCGGCACCTCATACTACAAGTGATGAATGGGCATACATTAATAGAATAGCCGTTTCTAAAACTAAAAATGCTCAAGGGAATTATACGGTATATGCAGGAACCCGGAATGGATTAAAGGTTTCATTAGATAAGGGACAAACCTGGACGGAGCCAATGACATTACCAAATTGTGTAAATCCACTCCCTGGAAATGTTCAGGATGTTGTAACGACTGATAATGGACGTGTTTTGGTTTCTTACAACGGATCATTATATATTTCTGATGATGGGGAAACGGTTTGTTCATATAATCAGGTTGGTGCAGCAAATGGAATTGGCGGAAGTACGCGAATGAGTTTAGCCGTATGTTCAAGCGATGAAAATCAGGTGTATGCTTTTCAAGGTTTTCAAGATCCAAATGGGAACCCTTCAACATTTCAAGTGCTAAAATCTTCTGATGGTGGTAGAAATTGGGGACCATTGCATCCGGCACCTCCAACGGCAGTAATTGATAGTACGTTTGATTTAATGGGAGTCAATCCTGCGGCTTATAATCAGGCTATAACTGTAGATCCAACAGATTGTGATAAAATTTATGTTGGAGCAGTACAACTATATCAAGTTGATGGAGCCTGGAATAGTGTAGCAACAACATTTAATATTCCTGGAATTTATGTGCATGCAGATGTACATTGGTTTGTATTTGATCCTAATAACTCCAACACTCTATATGTAGGGACTGATGGAGGTATCGCAAAAACAACTAATGCTGGTTCAGGAAGTATAAATTGGACAGAAAATAATCGTCATTTCGGAACATCTCAATACTATGGTATCGCGACTTCAACAGGAGGACAAGTGATGGGAGGAACGCAGGATAACGGATCACATTTATTGGATCCGACATTAGTAGGACCTGCTGCTAAAGATGGAATATCAGTGTATGGAAATGATGGTTTTGATTGTGCTATTTCTAATATTGGTGATGTTGGTTTTGCAACCAGTCAATACGGATTGGTGGCGAGAGGGTCGTATCAAAATCCGAGTCAGGGTGGGATCATTCATCCAATGGGAACTGGAGCTTCTTCGCCTTTTTATACCGTGCTTCAGGAATGGGAATCTAAAAATGATGTAACAAGTAAAGATTCTGTTGTATTTACAAATGACACATCCAGATTTTCAATTGGGACCGGTGATGGAAATAAAAAATTATATTCTGGAACATTAAGAAAATTACAGACATCAGCTAAAATCGTACCGGGTCAGGTAAGGTTTGAGGATATTGCCGGTGGACAAGTTGCAACGGATAGCGATGTTCAGGGAGTACTTAAAAGCTTTGGAGATAGTGTGGGAACAATCGATTATAACACCGGAGCGTATAGCATTCGTTGGTCTTTCGCTCCACCTGTAGGTTCTTCTGTGAATAGTGTCTTTAATGTAAGTTTTGACTCCGGAGATACCATTATGTTGATTAGTCAGAATCAGGGAGTGACATTTCCGTATGTCCTAACTTCCGGATTAACAACTACAGATTCTGTAAAAGTTCAGGATCCTGTTCAATCATTATTGGTAGTTTCTATGAACGGTGGATTTAATATTACCAGAGAAGCATTGTATTTTCCTTTGCAAATGCCTACCTGGGTAAATATCAGTTCAACGACACCTTCATGTTTCGAATTTTCTAAAGATGGAAATCACTTATATATCGGTGGATACAATGGGAGAGTTACGAGGATTTCTGGATTAAATGATTTTTATATGGACGTAAATCCGAATGATGTACTAACAAAAACAGATATTTTTAATGGAACTTCTGCGGTTTCTGGTATTTGTATTCACCCGACTGATCCGGAGAAATTGTTGGTAACGACCGGAGGTTATGGTGTAGCGAATCACGTATATGAATTGACTGCAGCAGAATCTTCGACAGGGTTTTCTCCAGATAGAAATTTACAAGGTGATTTACCGGATTTCCCGGTGTATGATCCAGAGTATAATGTAAATAAGCCGGAACAAGTTGTTTTAGGAACAGAATTAGGAGTATGGTATTCTGAAGATGTATCTGGAGTAAGTCCAACATGGACCCAACAAAGTAATGGAGTTGGTAATGTGCCTGTAATGGATGTGAAACAGCAAAGATTGTCATATGATGAAGCATTAAACTACGGACGTTTTTACATCGGAACTTTTGGTAGGGGAATTTGGACAAGTGGAGATTTGGTAAGCGTTGGAGATAATGATGACTGGGTTGATTTTGGTGATGATAAAGAAATTAGTAATGTGAAATTGTATCCGAACCCGGTGAGTTTGGTGTCTAAATTGACTTTTGATATGCCGGTAAATGGTTCCGTAAACGTAATGATTTACGATATCTCAGGAAAAGTAGTTAGAAATGAGAAGAAAAACTTTGCTAAAGGAAATGTGAGCTATGAGATCAATTCAATTGATATGCCTGCTGGAACATACTTTGTTTCTTTAAGAATGGGAAGCTTTGAGCAGCATGCAAAGTTTATTGTCGTGAAATAG
- the lipA gene encoding lipoyl synthase: MEPGTIKPVNWKKLNPEGKTSQKKPDWLRVKLPIGEEYKKVRGIVGEHKLHTICESGNCPNMGECWGEGTATFMILGNICTRSCGFCNVATGKPLPADKKEPMRIASSVLLMSVKHCVITSVDRDDLKDGGSIIWAETVQKVRELSPSTTMETLIPDFAGKWENLQRIIDVAPEIVSHNLETVRRLTKEVRIQAKYDRSLEVLDRLKKGGMKTKSGIMLGLGETEDEIIESMTDLRGVGVDILTLGQYLQPTKAHLPVEKFVSPSEFENYKKIGLEMGFRFVESGPLVRSSYHAEKHLF; this comes from the coding sequence ATGGAGCCGGGAACAATCAAGCCTGTAAATTGGAAAAAATTAAATCCAGAAGGAAAAACTTCTCAAAAAAAACCAGATTGGTTAAGAGTAAAGTTACCGATTGGAGAAGAATATAAAAAAGTAAGAGGGATTGTAGGAGAGCATAAATTGCATACAATCTGTGAAAGTGGGAACTGTCCGAACATGGGGGAATGTTGGGGAGAAGGAACAGCCACTTTTATGATCTTAGGGAATATCTGTACGAGATCGTGTGGATTTTGTAACGTAGCAACTGGAAAACCTTTACCAGCAGATAAGAAAGAGCCTATGCGAATCGCAAGTTCGGTTCTTTTAATGAGTGTAAAGCACTGCGTGATTACCTCTGTAGATCGTGATGATTTAAAAGATGGAGGCTCTATAATTTGGGCGGAAACAGTTCAAAAAGTTAGAGAACTAAGTCCATCAACAACAATGGAAACCTTGATTCCAGATTTTGCAGGTAAATGGGAAAATCTTCAAAGAATTATTGATGTGGCTCCGGAAATTGTATCTCATAACCTGGAAACGGTTCGAAGATTGACAAAAGAAGTTCGAATTCAGGCAAAATATGATAGAAGTTTAGAAGTTTTAGATCGCCTTAAAAAAGGTGGAATGAAAACCAAGTCTGGAATCATGCTAGGCCTTGGTGAGACTGAGGATGAGATCATTGAGTCGATGACAGATTTAAGAGGTGTAGGAGTGGATATTTTAACCCTTGGACAATATTTACAACCTACCAAAGCCCACCTTCCGGTCGAAAAATTCGTTAGTCCTAGTGAATTCGAAAATTATAAGAAGATCGGATTGGAGATGGGATTCCGTTTTGTAGAAAGTGGCCCTTTAGTTCGTTCGTCTTACCATGCAGAGAAACATTTATTCTAA
- the ytxJ gene encoding bacillithiol system redox-active protein YtxJ encodes MNWRKLTSVSEFDNILMQSQSDGSAFVLFKHSTRCMISTMALRAFEAEYDSELPTYFVDLIRYRDVSNHIAKTTGVIHQSPQVMTIHKGDVVYHDSHSDICGVTAGKIG; translated from the coding sequence ATGAATTGGCGTAAGCTAACTTCAGTTTCTGAGTTTGATAATATTTTAATGCAGAGTCAGTCAGATGGTTCTGCATTTGTTTTGTTTAAGCACTCAACCAGATGTATGATTAGTACTATGGCCTTGAGAGCTTTCGAAGCAGAGTATGATAGTGAACTACCTACGTATTTTGTTGATTTAATAAGATACAGAGACGTTTCTAACCATATTGCAAAAACTACAGGAGTAATTCATCAGTCACCGCAAGTAATGACCATTCATAAGGGTGATGTAGTTTATCATGATTCACATTCCGATATCTGTGGAGTAACTGCGGGAAAGATAGGATAA